The following are encoded together in the Blautia obeum ATCC 29174 genome:
- a CDS encoding Flp1 family type IVb pilin — protein MRDYLQTAKEFVYEEDAVGVVEIILILVVLISLVIIFKEQLTNLVQAILSKITKQSNSI, from the coding sequence ATGCGGGATTATCTGCAAACAGCAAAAGAATTTGTATACGAAGAAGATGCAGTAGGGGTTGTGGAGATTATTCTGATCCTGGTGGTGTTGATCAGCCTTGTCATTATTTTTAAAGAGCAGCTGACAAATCTGGTACAGGCAATCTTAAGTAAAATCACAAAACAGAGTAATTCAATTTGA
- a CDS encoding DUF5702 domain-containing protein codes for MEKKGSITVFLALILSLLLSLVATSIQSVQAAAARTQILNSMDIGLYSLFGQYDRFLLKNYDLFFLDGTQGGTDLNLAAVYDNFESYMKPILKQNSQKLKLRQGGFSGYRLATDEDGEVFYQQAVTYMKDTLGSQGVQTLVKRYKKKEQKVKQAEKDGKQAEAGNTLENYDSEMNSAAQKSQEAKEASKKEESGDFGDGTSGESFSDGEVKPQVVNPVPVIQRIRRMGLLDLVVPASKGISDQKISHGDLLSGRTLQQGMAMPQKTGKDNSGSAKVLFQQYLMEHLGNYISPSEAGLHYQLEYLLAGKKSDQENLKAVAKRLLLIREGINASCLMADAGKRAQIQALALAIASGFLIPPAAVAIEAALILCWSFAESILDLRELFHGGRVPLTKTAATWQLSLENLPNLLEGLDSQRRDAKGGMSYEDYLQVLLLSKSKAVKLTRGMDMIEVEIRSTKGKEGFRLDCCIEAAEISVDVEANRKQTFSVTRQYSYI; via the coding sequence ATGGAGAAAAAGGGCAGTATTACTGTTTTTCTGGCGCTGATCTTAAGTCTCCTGCTATCACTGGTTGCAACGAGCATTCAATCTGTGCAGGCAGCGGCAGCGAGAACACAGATTTTGAACAGTATGGATATTGGACTTTATTCTTTGTTTGGACAATATGATCGTTTTCTTCTGAAAAATTATGATCTGTTTTTTCTGGATGGAACACAGGGAGGAACAGATCTGAATCTGGCAGCAGTTTATGATAACTTTGAGTCTTATATGAAACCGATACTGAAACAGAACAGTCAGAAGCTGAAACTCAGGCAGGGTGGTTTCAGTGGATATCGTCTGGCAACAGATGAAGATGGCGAAGTCTTTTACCAGCAGGCAGTCACTTATATGAAAGATACGCTTGGAAGTCAGGGAGTACAGACACTTGTGAAGCGATATAAGAAAAAAGAGCAGAAAGTGAAGCAGGCAGAGAAAGATGGAAAACAGGCGGAAGCAGGGAATACACTGGAAAATTATGATTCCGAAATGAATTCTGCGGCACAGAAGAGCCAGGAAGCCAAAGAGGCTTCAAAGAAGGAAGAATCCGGAGATTTTGGTGATGGCACTTCGGGAGAGAGTTTTTCAGATGGAGAGGTAAAACCGCAGGTGGTAAATCCAGTTCCGGTGATTCAGAGGATTCGGCGTATGGGACTTCTGGATCTGGTCGTTCCGGCATCAAAAGGAATTTCTGATCAGAAAATCTCACATGGAGATCTGTTATCAGGAAGAACACTTCAACAGGGAATGGCGATGCCGCAGAAAACGGGAAAAGATAATTCCGGATCAGCAAAAGTACTGTTTCAGCAGTATCTGATGGAGCATCTGGGAAACTATATTTCTCCTTCTGAAGCAGGGCTGCATTATCAGCTGGAATATCTTCTGGCGGGAAAGAAAAGTGATCAGGAAAATCTAAAAGCCGTGGCAAAGCGTCTTCTGCTGATCAGAGAGGGAATTAATGCATCCTGTCTTATGGCGGATGCCGGAAAAAGGGCCCAGATTCAGGCACTTGCCCTGGCAATTGCATCGGGATTTCTGATACCGCCTGCAGCAGTGGCGATTGAGGCGGCACTGATTTTGTGCTGGTCCTTTGCAGAAAGTATTCTGGATCTTCGGGAGCTGTTTCATGGAGGCAGAGTACCATTGACTAAGACGGCAGCAACCTGGCAGCTTTCTCTGGAAAACCTGCCGAATCTCCTTGAGGGACTGGACAGCCAGAGAAGGGATGCGAAAGGTGGAATGTCCTATGAAGATTATCTGCAGGTGCTGCTTTTGTCAAAATCAAAAGCAGTCAAGCTGACAAGAGGTATGGACATGATCGAAGTGGAAATCCGCAGTACAAAAGGAAAGGAAGGTTTCCGGCTGGACTGCTGCATAGAAGCGGCTGAAATATCTGTGGATGTAGAGGCAAACCGAAAGCAGACTTTTTCGGTGACAAGGCAGTACAGTTATATTTAA